In Mastigocladopsis repens PCC 10914, a single window of DNA contains:
- a CDS encoding UbiD family decarboxylase yields the protein MARDFRGFIKLLEERGQLRRISTPVDPDLEIAEIANRMLQKGGPGLLFENVKGASFPVAVNLLGTVERICWAMNMQHPQQLEELGKKLAMLQQPKPPKKISQAIDFGKVLFDVLKAKPGRDFFPACQQVVIQGDELDLNKLPLIRPYPGDAGKIITLGLVITKDCETGTPNVGVYRLQLQSKNTMTVHWLSVRGGARHLRKAAERGKKLEVAIALGVDPLIIMAAATPIPVDLSEWLFAGLYGGSGVQLAKCKTVDLEVPADSEFVLEGTITPGEILPDGPFGDHMGYYGGVEDSPLIRFHCMTHRKSPIYFTTFSGRPPKEEAMMAIALNRIYTPILRQQVSEIVDFFLPMEALSYKAAILSIDKAYPGQARRAALAFWSALPQFTYTKFVIVVDKDINIRDPRQVVWAISSKVDPARDVFILPNTPFDTLDFASEKIGLGGRMGIDATTKIPPETEHEWGAPLESDPEVAAMVDRRWREYGLADLQLGEVDPNLFGYDVR from the coding sequence ATGGCGAGAGATTTTCGGGGATTTATCAAACTTCTGGAAGAAAGAGGACAATTACGGCGGATTTCGACCCCAGTTGACCCAGATTTAGAAATTGCTGAAATTGCCAACCGGATGCTACAAAAAGGTGGTCCAGGGCTACTCTTTGAAAACGTCAAGGGCGCATCCTTCCCAGTCGCGGTCAACTTACTGGGAACAGTGGAAAGGATATGCTGGGCAATGAATATGCAGCATCCCCAACAGTTGGAGGAATTGGGGAAAAAGTTGGCAATGCTGCAACAACCAAAACCACCTAAGAAGATTTCCCAAGCGATAGATTTTGGTAAGGTACTGTTTGATGTCCTGAAGGCAAAACCAGGACGCGACTTTTTCCCAGCGTGTCAGCAGGTGGTGATTCAAGGGGATGAGTTGGATTTGAACAAGTTACCCTTGATACGTCCCTATCCTGGTGATGCTGGCAAGATTATTACGCTAGGACTAGTGATTACCAAGGATTGTGAAACAGGGACGCCGAATGTGGGTGTGTATCGCCTGCAACTACAATCTAAGAATACGATGACTGTTCACTGGTTATCGGTGCGGGGTGGCGCAAGGCATTTACGCAAGGCAGCAGAACGTGGGAAGAAATTAGAGGTGGCGATCGCACTAGGCGTAGACCCCCTGATTATTATGGCAGCTGCGACGCCGATCCCGGTAGACTTGTCAGAATGGCTGTTTGCTGGACTTTACGGCGGTTCCGGCGTGCAGTTGGCAAAGTGTAAGACAGTAGATTTGGAAGTCCCAGCGGATTCGGAATTTGTGCTGGAAGGGACAATTACGCCAGGAGAAATCTTGCCGGATGGTCCGTTTGGCGACCACATGGGTTATTACGGCGGCGTGGAAGATTCGCCCTTAATTCGCTTCCACTGCATGACGCACCGCAAAAGCCCAATTTATTTTACCACATTTAGCGGGCGACCACCGAAGGAAGAAGCGATGATGGCGATCGCCCTCAATCGCATCTACACCCCAATTTTGCGGCAACAAGTTTCGGAAATTGTGGATTTCTTCTTGCCGATGGAAGCGCTATCGTACAAAGCAGCGATTCTATCTATAGATAAAGCATATCCGGGACAAGCGCGACGGGCAGCTCTTGCTTTCTGGAGTGCTTTGCCACAGTTCACCTACACAAAGTTTGTGATTGTGGTGGATAAAGATATTAATATCAGAGACCCACGTCAAGTGGTATGGGCGATTAGTTCCAAAGTTGACCCCGCGCGGGATGTGTTTATTTTACCGAATACACCGTTTGACACTTTAGATTTTGCAAGTGAAAAGATTGGTTTGGGGGGAAGGATGGGAATTGATGCAACGACGAAGATTCCTCCGGAAACTGAACATGAGTGGGGTGCGCCTTTGGAATCAGATCCTGAGGTGGCGGCGATGGTTGATAGGCGTTGGAGAGAGTATGGTTTAGCAGATTTGCAGTTGGGGGAAGTTGACCCGAATTTGTTTGGTTACGATGTGAGGTAG
- a CDS encoding DNA gyrase/topoisomerase IV subunit A: MAKQLNLLCEGQVITTALHTEMQRSYLEYAMSVIVGRALPDVRDGLKPVHRRILYAMHELGLTPDRPYRKCARVVGDVLGKYHPHGDQAVYDALVRLVQEFSSRYPLLAGHGNFGSVDNDPPAAMRYTETRLASISHEGMLTEIGEETVDFIGNFDNSQQEPTVLPAQLPFLLLNGSSGIAVGMATNIPPHNIGEVVDGLIALIDNPDLADEKLFEIIPGPDFPTGGEIVGNSGIKEAYTTGKGSIVLRGVAQIEEVAGTRGSKRRTAIVVTELPYQVNKAGWIEKVADLVNQGRLQGIADLRDESDRQGMRVVIELKRDTNPQEVLQNLYHQTALQSNFGAILLALVDGQPRQLSLRQLLQEFLSFREQTLNRRYSHELDKAQSRLDLVEGLLKALSHVDEVVEILRGAADGTTAKISLQNRLDLSEVQADAILAMPLRRLTNLEQQNLHKEYEQLNEQIQLLRRLLDDRKELLKSLKKDLRSLKRKYSDSRRTKIVVMNEEEVTGQGDKGTRGQGGKHTESPKSKIENPTLDVPPEEVVLEFSHRGYVRRQPSSRKARTDNGTSDNDTVIQTVLTDTAKELLVLTSGGKVYPVNVADIPPTSGRSPRGTPLITLLSSSAQGAQEGVINRFVLPEHLENAEIVLLTKQGRIKRLSLTELTNLTRRGITILKLKDDDELSFTQFTTAGEHLVLASSGGRVLKFEVNDHQLPVMGRTAMGLQALRVRQQEEMVGCVTSSTKENLLLVTQLGYAKRLPVSALRVANRGDIGTQTFKFTNKTDILAGMVRAIANTEVALVTNHQRVVRLSVETVSSFGKDGTGESVLQLNREEKIISVVQLQ, translated from the coding sequence ATGGCAAAACAGTTAAACCTTCTCTGTGAGGGACAGGTCATTACCACAGCCTTGCACACCGAGATGCAACGGTCTTACCTAGAATATGCCATGAGTGTCATTGTTGGGCGAGCGTTACCAGACGTGCGAGATGGCTTAAAGCCAGTTCACCGACGCATTTTGTATGCCATGCACGAACTAGGTCTGACGCCGGATCGACCCTACCGTAAGTGTGCGCGTGTGGTGGGAGACGTGTTAGGTAAATACCATCCCCACGGCGACCAAGCGGTTTATGATGCCTTGGTCAGGCTGGTACAAGAGTTTTCCAGTCGCTATCCCTTACTGGCTGGACATGGGAATTTCGGGAGTGTGGATAATGACCCGCCAGCAGCGATGCGCTACACAGAAACGCGTCTTGCATCCATCAGCCACGAGGGAATGCTGACAGAAATCGGTGAAGAAACAGTGGACTTTATCGGTAACTTCGATAATTCCCAGCAAGAGCCAACCGTACTGCCAGCGCAGCTACCATTTCTCTTGCTCAATGGCAGTTCTGGTATTGCGGTGGGGATGGCGACGAATATTCCACCGCACAACATAGGGGAAGTGGTAGATGGGTTGATTGCATTAATTGATAACCCCGACTTAGCCGATGAAAAGTTATTTGAGATCATTCCTGGACCTGATTTTCCCACAGGTGGTGAAATTGTGGGCAACTCTGGAATCAAAGAAGCATACACTACAGGGAAAGGGAGTATTGTGCTGCGGGGAGTTGCCCAAATTGAGGAAGTTGCAGGTACCAGGGGTAGCAAGCGGCGGACAGCAATTGTGGTGACGGAATTGCCTTATCAAGTGAATAAGGCGGGTTGGATTGAGAAAGTGGCGGATTTGGTGAATCAAGGACGTCTTCAGGGAATTGCGGATCTGCGAGATGAAAGCGATCGCCAAGGAATGCGCGTCGTGATTGAACTAAAACGCGATACCAACCCCCAAGAAGTTCTCCAGAATTTGTATCACCAAACCGCTTTGCAAAGTAACTTTGGGGCAATTCTCCTAGCTTTGGTAGATGGACAACCCCGTCAGCTGAGCTTGCGTCAGTTGTTGCAAGAGTTTTTGAGTTTTAGAGAGCAGACACTGAACCGCCGCTACTCTCATGAGTTGGATAAGGCCCAAAGTCGGCTCGATCTAGTTGAAGGTTTACTCAAAGCGCTGTCTCACGTAGATGAGGTTGTGGAGATTTTACGAGGTGCTGCTGATGGTACTACGGCAAAAATCAGCTTGCAAAACCGACTGGATTTGAGTGAGGTGCAGGCGGATGCTATTTTGGCTATGCCGTTGCGACGTTTAACGAATTTAGAACAGCAAAACCTACATAAGGAGTATGAGCAGCTCAATGAGCAAATTCAGTTATTGCGGCGATTACTAGACGATAGAAAGGAGTTACTCAAGTCGCTGAAAAAAGATTTGCGATCGCTCAAGCGCAAATACAGTGATAGCCGTCGTACCAAGATAGTTGTCATGAATGAGGAGGAGGTGACCGGACAAGGAGACAAGGGGACAAGGGGACAAGGGGGTAAACACACAGAGAGTCCAAAATCCAAAATTGAAAATCCCACATTGGATGTACCACCAGAAGAGGTGGTTTTAGAGTTTAGCCACCGGGGATATGTACGTCGTCAACCATCATCCCGGAAGGCAAGAACTGACAACGGTACATCTGATAATGACACCGTTATCCAAACCGTATTGACCGACACGGCAAAAGAGTTGCTGGTACTCACTAGTGGTGGCAAGGTTTACCCAGTGAATGTGGCAGATATTCCTCCCACCAGTGGACGTTCTCCACGGGGAACACCATTGATTACCTTGCTCTCCAGCTCTGCTCAGGGTGCTCAAGAAGGAGTGATTAACCGCTTTGTACTGCCGGAGCATCTAGAAAATGCCGAGATTGTTCTCCTGACGAAGCAAGGAAGAATCAAGCGTCTGTCCCTGACAGAATTGACTAACCTGACTCGTCGCGGAATTACTATTTTGAAACTCAAAGACGATGATGAATTGTCATTTACTCAGTTCACCACTGCGGGTGAACATCTGGTTTTAGCGAGTTCGGGTGGAAGAGTCTTGAAGTTTGAGGTGAATGATCATCAACTCCCCGTTATGGGTCGCACTGCTATGGGTCTGCAAGCTTTACGAGTGCGCCAACAAGAGGAAATGGTTGGTTGTGTCACCTCAAGCACGAAGGAAAATCTATTACTGGTCACTCAATTGGGATACGCTAAACGTCTGCCAGTGAGTGCTTTGCGGGTAGCAAATCGAGGCGATATCGGCACTCAGACTTTTAAATTCACCAACAAGACCGACATCTTAGCAGGAATGGTAAGAGCGATCGCAAATACTGAGGTGGCGCTCGTCACTAATCATCAACGAGTGGTACGCCTAAGCGTAGAAACAGTTTCCAGTTTCGGCAAGGATGGCACGGGTGAAAGTGTCCTTCAACTCAATCGCGAAGAAAAAATTATTTCTGTCGTCCAACTGCAATAA
- a CDS encoding aspartate kinase: MALIVQKYGGTSVGSVERIQCVAQRVCKTVKAGNSLVVVVSAMGKTTDGLVKLAYEISTNPNSREMDMLLSTGEQVSIALVSMALQELGQPAISLTGAQVGIVTEAEHTRARILHIETERIKRHLNQNKVVVVAGFQGITRTEDLEITTLGRGGSDTSAVAMAAALRADFCEIYTDVPGILTTDPRLVPEAQLMDEITSDEMLELASLGAKVLHPRAVEIARNYGVPLVVRSSWTDDPGTWVISPEPRPRSLVNLEIARSVDDVAFDANQAKVSMLRVPDKPGVAARLFGEIARQDVDVDLIIQSIHEGNTNDIAFTVMTPILKRAEAVAAAIAPVLRSQEATEAEEAEVMVQHNIAKVSIAGAGMIGRPGVAAKMFVTLAEAGVNIQMISTSEVKVSCVIDNADCDRAVATLRSAFEIEEDKGTRGQLSPSPSPLPSSSHPPVRGVALDMNQARLAIRQVPDRPGTAAKLFGLLAEHNISVDMIIQSQRCHVINGVPTRDIAFTVARMDAQAAQKMLQQAAAEYGWGEVALDSAIAKVSVVGAGMVGQPGIAATMFEALSQHQINIQMITTSEIKISCVVAQEEGVKALQAIHMAFGLAGSQRIQVPA, encoded by the coding sequence ATGGCACTCATAGTTCAAAAATACGGTGGTACATCTGTCGGTTCAGTCGAACGCATTCAATGTGTTGCACAGCGCGTGTGCAAAACTGTTAAAGCAGGAAACTCGCTTGTCGTTGTGGTTTCCGCAATGGGTAAAACCACTGATGGACTCGTTAAGCTAGCATACGAAATCTCCACAAATCCCAACAGTCGGGAAATGGATATGTTGCTTTCCACGGGTGAACAAGTATCCATTGCCTTGGTAAGTATGGCTTTGCAAGAACTGGGACAACCAGCAATTTCTCTGACAGGGGCGCAGGTAGGAATTGTTACCGAAGCAGAACACACTCGGGCGCGGATTTTACATATTGAAACAGAGCGCATCAAGCGACATCTCAATCAAAATAAAGTTGTTGTCGTAGCAGGCTTCCAAGGTATTACCAGAACTGAGGACTTGGAAATTACTACCTTGGGACGTGGCGGTTCAGATACCTCAGCGGTGGCAATGGCTGCTGCATTGCGAGCAGATTTTTGTGAAATTTATACCGATGTGCCAGGGATTTTAACGACAGACCCCCGTTTAGTTCCAGAAGCCCAGCTGATGGATGAAATTACGAGCGATGAAATGCTGGAACTCGCAAGCTTGGGGGCAAAAGTATTACATCCTCGTGCTGTGGAAATTGCTCGGAACTATGGCGTTCCCTTGGTGGTACGCTCTAGTTGGACAGATGATCCTGGGACTTGGGTCATTTCACCGGAACCACGTCCACGCTCACTTGTGAATTTGGAAATTGCCCGTTCAGTTGATGATGTTGCATTTGACGCCAATCAAGCAAAGGTGTCAATGTTGCGTGTCCCAGATAAACCAGGCGTAGCAGCACGGTTATTTGGGGAAATTGCCCGTCAGGATGTGGACGTAGATTTGATTATACAGTCAATTCATGAAGGTAATACAAATGACATTGCCTTTACCGTGATGACACCGATATTAAAACGGGCAGAAGCCGTAGCGGCAGCCATTGCTCCTGTTCTGCGTTCTCAAGAGGCTACTGAAGCCGAAGAGGCTGAAGTGATGGTACAGCACAATATCGCCAAAGTCAGCATTGCAGGCGCGGGGATGATTGGGCGTCCAGGTGTGGCGGCAAAGATGTTCGTCACCCTCGCAGAAGCTGGCGTCAACATCCAAATGATTTCCACAAGCGAAGTTAAAGTCAGTTGCGTGATTGACAACGCAGATTGCGATCGCGCCGTTGCTACCCTACGCAGTGCCTTTGAAATTGAAGAAGACAAAGGGACAAGGGGACAATTATCCCCCTCTCCTTCCCCCCTCCCCTCCTCCTCCCATCCTCCCGTAAGAGGTGTGGCGCTAGATATGAACCAAGCGCGTCTGGCAATTCGTCAAGTTCCTGACCGACCGGGAACCGCAGCAAAGCTGTTTGGACTGTTGGCAGAACACAACATCAGCGTAGACATGATTATTCAGTCTCAGCGCTGTCATGTGATCAATGGCGTTCCTACACGGGATATTGCCTTCACGGTTGCCAGAATGGATGCACAAGCGGCACAAAAAATGCTCCAGCAAGCAGCCGCAGAATATGGCTGGGGTGAAGTGGCGCTCGATAGTGCCATTGCCAAAGTGAGTGTTGTAGGAGCGGGTATGGTCGGACAACCAGGCATCGCAGCTACAATGTTTGAGGCGCTATCGCAACACCAAATTAATATCCAAATGATTACGACTTCGGAAATCAAAATTAGCTGTGTTGTGGCGCAAGAGGAAGGTGTTAAGGCATTGCAAGCAATTCACATGGCATTTGGACTGGCGGGTAGCCAGAGGATTCAAGTGCCTGCGTGA
- a CDS encoding tetratricopeptide repeat protein produces MPKRIGLISLLVVCSLCSLPQPTNAQALVPHTLQLDAAKLEQQGLGLAKEAAQLAQFQQYELALPRARLASQLAPRNDKVWFLLGGLYLQTKDVNGGINALKKAQSLNPKNGDVQFALGSALFQQEKYQEAASYYQQGLKLKPNDPEGLFDLGNAYYMLRKFPDAIAQYTKAVSFDKKFWPAINNVGLILYEQGDIQGAIKQWQDAVTIEKQAAEPLLALAVALYTKGDRQQGLAMGAAAIRIDERYADVDFLKQNLWGQRLLSDTQKFLELPSIQAALQQREEPSAPTIRRQILPQ; encoded by the coding sequence GTGCCTAAACGGATTGGTTTGATTTCTCTTCTGGTTGTTTGTAGTTTGTGCAGTTTACCTCAACCTACAAATGCACAAGCACTGGTACCCCATACACTGCAACTTGATGCAGCGAAGTTAGAACAGCAAGGGTTGGGTCTGGCGAAGGAGGCTGCTCAACTAGCGCAGTTTCAACAGTATGAACTAGCTTTACCAAGAGCGCGCTTGGCATCACAACTAGCTCCTAGGAACGATAAAGTATGGTTTCTCCTAGGTGGTTTGTATTTGCAAACCAAAGATGTGAATGGCGGAATAAATGCCCTAAAAAAGGCACAATCTCTCAACCCTAAAAATGGTGATGTTCAATTCGCTTTAGGTTCGGCTCTCTTTCAGCAGGAAAAATACCAAGAGGCTGCAAGTTACTACCAACAGGGTTTGAAATTGAAACCCAATGACCCAGAGGGGTTGTTTGATTTGGGTAATGCTTACTATATGCTACGTAAATTTCCTGACGCGATCGCCCAGTACACAAAAGCAGTCTCCTTTGACAAAAAATTCTGGCCTGCCATCAACAATGTTGGGTTAATTTTGTATGAACAGGGCGATATTCAAGGCGCGATTAAGCAATGGCAAGACGCTGTCACGATTGAGAAACAAGCGGCAGAGCCTTTACTAGCATTGGCAGTAGCTTTGTATACCAAAGGTGATCGCCAACAAGGTCTGGCAATGGGAGCAGCTGCAATCCGCATTGACGAGCGCTACGCTGATGTAGATTTTCTCAAACAAAATCTCTGGGGCCAACGCCTGCTGTCGGATACGCAAAAATTCTTAGAATTACCGAGCATTCAAGCTGCTCTCCAGCAACGTGAAGAACCATCAGCTCCTACTATCAGGCGACAAATTCTTCCGCAATAG
- a CDS encoding vWA domain-containing protein codes for MAENNVVKHQNIHNKSTNNTRTKFTLYNFGGQEKAYYLVDRLLLERNPGDIPQKAVAHSIIIIDRSGSMYEDIQALKETLIKILTLDEYINYQLVITLISYSSKADVTCHFERIPIQEVMKQSSPYLEEIKQIRATYLTCISQAMQLAKSLVKEGELTAITLHSDGYANDSSPSAEAKALEGICEELKSMDVFVNTIAYSNASDFKLLSKIANMVSGLCIKAGDVKEVYDAIYSMAKLLNGSVAPAMEEPLAADYTYQVLLSKSANKINGTAGTLKIFGLKPDDEVLIYKYKQITKKAYEQLDVPVAQNHESVYAFAKANLVEGNLNTAKYAIASTFDATLTERHAKALTNEQVADFAQDIDIALFYPNILREHEILDQVKVNERISLLELIKILEEHRTSLIINIKHLQDNYQRKGIKRVQGSRDENGNLMKPWLITEFIDQGGYVGLGLFEINHNTATINMLITRKVRLVKAEDKTPILEVAGLLVNDLVTFNNYTIVSDGEVNVKSLKVKISSKKSFDVLKEKGVLEKEGSPAEEFDFRSEYTIKLENLPLVPFEEQYSSIDGLFYELAEIKVLSSIISAHLKEESDVFLPEQLEELKKHYLSKNLYINFPTTNEYTDIKDALANGTLDSRVSYKIDIGSKDILNLSKLHSANKFLERMYQVYDKQTGEIFQKPSFDLALNENIVFTDKQLSSRTKITKVDEFMKPIFDDFLGLEKNGIITPILVKVGAKSLVRVFQDKWNGKFVSKEEMVAALTAGNTKLEGYVERIYRDKICPLVFYIGSTGLLPDEMEAKASTAEEIAAKYLNLQFSKDEIEGTFFEVGESIVSVYAKTEYYTKKVVVGVEE; via the coding sequence ATGGCAGAAAATAACGTTGTTAAACATCAAAATATCCACAATAAATCTACAAATAATACTAGAACAAAATTCACCCTTTACAACTTTGGTGGTCAGGAAAAAGCTTACTATTTAGTAGACAGATTACTCTTAGAAAGAAATCCTGGTGATATCCCACAAAAAGCAGTAGCGCATAGCATCATTATTATCGACCGTTCCGGCTCGATGTATGAGGATATCCAAGCATTGAAAGAGACTCTGATTAAGATTTTAACCCTTGATGAATACATCAATTACCAGCTAGTTATCACCTTAATATCCTATTCTTCTAAGGCAGATGTAACCTGTCATTTCGAGAGAATTCCTATTCAAGAAGTGATGAAACAAAGCTCTCCCTATTTAGAAGAAATCAAACAAATTCGTGCTACCTATCTAACCTGCATATCTCAAGCAATGCAGTTAGCGAAATCTCTAGTTAAAGAAGGAGAACTGACTGCCATAACTTTGCATAGTGATGGTTATGCTAATGATAGCAGTCCCAGTGCAGAAGCAAAAGCCTTAGAGGGGATTTGTGAAGAACTCAAAAGCATGGATGTTTTCGTCAACACCATCGCTTATTCCAACGCTTCTGACTTTAAGCTGTTGTCCAAAATTGCCAATATGGTATCTGGTTTATGCATTAAAGCCGGCGACGTGAAAGAAGTTTATGATGCCATTTACAGCATGGCAAAACTATTAAATGGTTCAGTTGCGCCAGCAATGGAAGAACCTTTAGCTGCTGATTATACTTATCAAGTTTTACTTTCTAAAAGTGCCAATAAAATTAATGGTACAGCAGGAACATTAAAAATCTTTGGGTTGAAACCCGATGATGAAGTTCTTATCTATAAATATAAGCAAATCACCAAAAAAGCTTATGAACAATTAGATGTACCTGTAGCGCAGAATCATGAGTCGGTGTATGCATTTGCTAAAGCAAATTTGGTGGAAGGAAATTTGAATACTGCAAAGTATGCTATTGCTAGTACATTTGACGCCACTTTAACAGAAAGACACGCTAAAGCGCTGACAAATGAGCAAGTTGCAGATTTTGCCCAAGACATTGACATCGCACTATTCTATCCTAATATCTTACGAGAGCATGAAATTCTAGATCAGGTGAAAGTTAATGAGAGAATTTCTCTGCTAGAACTTATCAAGATTTTGGAGGAACATCGCACCAGTCTCATTATTAATATCAAGCACTTGCAGGACAATTATCAAAGAAAAGGAATTAAAAGAGTTCAAGGTTCCAGAGATGAAAATGGCAACTTGATGAAACCTTGGCTGATAACTGAATTTATAGATCAAGGCGGTTATGTTGGCTTGGGTTTGTTTGAAATTAACCACAACACCGCCACCATTAATATGCTGATCACCCGCAAAGTCAGACTTGTCAAAGCTGAGGACAAAACCCCAATTCTTGAAGTTGCTGGGTTACTGGTGAATGACCTTGTTACCTTTAATAATTACACCATTGTCAGTGATGGTGAAGTCAATGTGAAGTCGCTGAAAGTGAAAATCAGCAGTAAAAAATCCTTTGACGTACTTAAGGAAAAAGGCGTATTGGAAAAAGAAGGTTCGCCAGCAGAAGAATTTGACTTTCGCAGTGAGTATACTATCAAGCTAGAAAACTTACCTCTTGTACCTTTTGAGGAACAGTATAGCAGCATTGATGGTTTGTTTTATGAATTAGCAGAAATTAAAGTTCTCTCTAGCATCATTTCTGCTCACTTGAAAGAAGAGTCAGATGTCTTTTTACCCGAACAGTTGGAAGAGTTGAAAAAGCATTACCTTTCAAAAAATCTTTACATCAACTTCCCAACAACGAACGAATACACCGACATCAAGGATGCCCTAGCAAATGGTACTCTTGATTCAAGAGTGAGCTATAAAATAGATATTGGTAGCAAAGATATTCTTAACTTGAGCAAGCTGCATTCAGCTAATAAATTTCTTGAGAGAATGTATCAGGTTTATGACAAACAGACTGGGGAAATTTTCCAGAAACCTTCTTTTGACCTAGCGTTAAATGAAAATATTGTTTTCACAGATAAGCAATTGTCATCCCGTACGAAAATCACAAAAGTGGATGAATTCATGAAACCAATTTTTGATGATTTTCTCGGTTTAGAGAAGAACGGTATAATTACGCCTATTCTTGTAAAAGTTGGTGCTAAGAGTCTCGTGCGGGTATTCCAAGATAAGTGGAATGGCAAATTTGTTAGCAAAGAGGAAATGGTTGCTGCTTTAACAGCTGGGAATACTAAATTGGAGGGGTATGTAGAGAGAATTTACCGGGATAAAATTTGTCCTTTGGTGTTCTACATTGGTTCTACTGGACTTTTGCCAGATGAGATGGAAGCGAAAGCATCCACTGCTGAGGAAATTGCTGCAAAATACCTAAATTTGCAGTTTTCTAAAGATGAGATAGAAGGGACGTTTTTTGAAGTGGGTGAGAGTATTGTCAGCGTGTATGCGAAGACTGAGTATTACACCAAGAAAGTTGTCGTTGGGGTAGAGGAATAG
- a CDS encoding MotA/TolQ/ExbB proton channel family protein, producing MTRIYDTFLAGGLVMWPLLGLFVVTLACILERSWFWLKLLIQEKQVVRGVLTEAKIDLEKAEKIAASAQNLAIGRFLVEPLRLKKPSPETFHLAIKAAYDKESVAMRKGDMLLESVVAIAPLLAILGTANGLITTFTNLKTNSLGITDFATVTSGIAQALISSTTGIAVAIFAFVFFRIFLCLQSWQKGFFSQVGNELELIYLQFWHEPSNQASTQIKNDH from the coding sequence ATGACCAGAATATACGACACCTTCCTGGCTGGTGGTCTAGTCATGTGGCCTCTGTTGGGTTTATTTGTAGTCACCTTAGCATGTATCTTGGAACGCAGTTGGTTCTGGTTGAAGCTATTGATTCAAGAAAAACAGGTAGTGCGTGGGGTTTTGACAGAGGCAAAGATAGACTTAGAAAAAGCCGAAAAAATAGCAGCAAGTGCCCAGAATTTAGCCATTGGTCGCTTTTTGGTAGAACCTCTCAGACTGAAAAAGCCCTCTCCCGAAACCTTTCATTTGGCAATAAAAGCCGCTTATGATAAAGAATCCGTGGCAATGCGTAAAGGTGATATGCTACTGGAAAGTGTGGTTGCGATCGCCCCTTTGCTGGCTATCTTAGGTACGGCTAATGGTCTAATCACCACTTTCACGAACCTCAAAACTAACTCTTTAGGCATTACTGATTTCGCTACAGTAACCTCTGGTATCGCTCAGGCGTTAATTAGCTCTACAACTGGAATAGCAGTAGCAATTTTTGCCTTTGTATTTTTCCGAATTTTTCTATGTTTGCAATCGTGGCAAAAAGGCTTTTTCTCTCAAGTTGGCAACGAACTAGAACTGATTTACCTGCAATTTTGGCATGAACCTTCCAACCAAGCAAGCACCCAAATAAAGAATGATCACTGA
- a CDS encoding response regulator: MKTVLIVEDDLINARVFSKILTKRGGLAVKHTENVEEVIKIAQSGEVDIILMDVSLSRSVYQGKSVDGIKITQMLKSDPQTAPLPIILVTAHAMEGDRENFLKQSGADGYISKPIVDHQQFVDQIIALLPKQDN; encoded by the coding sequence ATGAAAACTGTTTTGATTGTCGAAGATGATCTGATTAATGCTCGTGTTTTTTCCAAGATTTTGACCAAGCGAGGTGGCTTGGCGGTAAAACACACTGAAAATGTTGAAGAAGTCATCAAAATTGCCCAATCGGGGGAAGTTGACATTATCTTGATGGATGTTTCTCTGTCACGAAGTGTTTACCAAGGTAAGTCTGTTGATGGTATCAAAATTACACAAATGTTAAAATCCGATCCGCAAACAGCTCCCTTACCTATTATTTTGGTAACAGCACACGCTATGGAGGGCGATCGCGAGAACTTTCTCAAACAAAGCGGTGCTGATGGCTATATCTCCAAGCCAATTGTTGACCATCAACAGTTTGTTGACCAAATCATCGCACTGCTACCTAAGCAGGACAACTAA